One part of the Bdellovibrio bacteriovorus genome encodes these proteins:
- a CDS encoding S9 family peptidase, with translation MHKNYLDYPKPEKITTELSKHGDIRMDDYFWLRERENPKVVDYLKKENAYTDEMMKPAKELEEKIFQELKSRVKEDESFVPAKDGDYWYSARYEKGQQYPLHTRHKGSPTGPEEILINVPELAKGHSYFSSTGPRMSPNHKMMAYAVDTVGRRFYTIHFKDLTTGKVLAEKIENVTGNLSWANDNETIFYTEQHPETLRSEKIYRYNIKTHKKDLVYHEKDDTFSVYVYKSLSEKFIFVGSYSTLTTETRFMSADTPLGTFKVFNPRERAHEYSVTDGGDKFYIVSNKNARNYKLMVADLDHTEEKHWKELIPHRDDTYLESVTVFKDFIALDERHNGLTQVRIADRNAQNPYELKFADPSYLASVGDNREYDTEWLRYNYESMRLPDSVYELNVKTKEQVLKKVKEIPNYNADLYKTERVFLTVRDGTKVPVSLIMKKDFKKDGKSSMLVYGYGSYGANMDPWFSSNLFSLVDRGFVYAKAHIRGGSEMGRHWYDQGRTHSKMNTFNDFIDVTEALIKDGYSTPEHTFAMGGSAGGLLMGAVMNLRPDLYKGMVAQVPFVDVISTMLDDSIPLTTSEYDQWGNPNVKEDYEYIRKYSPYDNVKDQAYPNVLVTTGFHDSQVQYWEPAKWVPKLREHNKGTSMILLKTDMESGHGGASGRFDQLKETATEYAFILMVNGNKN, from the coding sequence ATGCACAAAAATTATCTTGATTATCCGAAACCTGAAAAGATCACAACCGAGCTTTCCAAACACGGCGACATCCGTATGGACGACTATTTCTGGCTGCGCGAACGCGAGAATCCCAAAGTCGTCGACTATCTGAAAAAAGAAAATGCCTACACTGACGAAATGATGAAGCCCGCCAAAGAGCTTGAGGAAAAGATATTCCAGGAGCTGAAGTCCCGCGTGAAGGAAGATGAATCCTTCGTGCCGGCCAAGGACGGTGACTACTGGTATTCGGCTAGATATGAGAAGGGCCAGCAGTACCCTTTGCACACCCGCCACAAAGGCAGCCCCACGGGCCCGGAAGAAATTCTGATCAATGTTCCGGAACTGGCAAAAGGGCACAGCTACTTCAGCTCAACCGGTCCGCGCATGAGTCCAAACCACAAAATGATGGCTTATGCGGTGGATACCGTGGGCCGACGATTCTACACGATTCACTTTAAGGATCTGACCACCGGGAAAGTGCTGGCGGAAAAAATCGAAAATGTCACCGGCAACCTGAGCTGGGCCAATGACAATGAAACGATCTTCTATACCGAACAGCACCCAGAAACCCTGCGTTCAGAGAAGATCTATCGCTACAACATCAAAACGCACAAAAAGGATCTGGTCTATCACGAGAAAGACGACACCTTCAGCGTTTACGTTTACAAGTCTTTGTCTGAAAAGTTCATCTTCGTCGGCTCCTACAGCACCCTGACGACCGAAACACGTTTCATGTCGGCAGACACCCCCCTAGGGACTTTCAAGGTGTTCAATCCACGCGAACGTGCGCACGAATACTCGGTCACGGATGGCGGCGACAAGTTCTATATCGTTTCCAATAAAAACGCCCGCAATTACAAATTGATGGTGGCAGACCTTGATCACACCGAGGAAAAACACTGGAAAGAACTGATCCCTCACCGGGATGACACGTACCTGGAAAGCGTCACCGTGTTTAAGGACTTCATCGCACTGGACGAGCGTCACAACGGCCTGACTCAAGTGCGCATTGCGGACCGCAACGCCCAGAATCCTTACGAGCTGAAGTTCGCAGATCCAAGCTATCTGGCATCTGTCGGCGACAACCGTGAATACGACACCGAATGGCTGCGCTATAACTATGAATCCATGCGTCTACCGGATTCTGTTTACGAACTGAACGTCAAAACCAAAGAACAGGTTTTGAAAAAAGTGAAAGAGATCCCGAACTACAACGCCGACTTGTACAAAACCGAGCGCGTATTCCTGACAGTTCGCGATGGCACCAAAGTTCCGGTGTCCCTGATCATGAAAAAGGACTTCAAGAAAGACGGCAAGTCCTCGATGCTGGTTTACGGCTACGGATCCTACGGCGCGAACATGGACCCTTGGTTCAGCAGCAATCTGTTCAGCCTGGTGGATCGCGGTTTTGTCTATGCCAAGGCTCACATCCGTGGGGGTTCCGAGATGGGCCGTCACTGGTATGACCAGGGCCGCACGCATTCAAAGATGAACACCTTCAATGACTTTATTGACGTCACCGAAGCTCTGATCAAAGACGGCTATTCGACTCCGGAACACACTTTTGCCATGGGTGGAAGTGCCGGCGGCCTTTTGATGGGGGCGGTGATGAATCTGCGCCCGGATCTTTACAAAGGTATGGTGGCCCAGGTGCCGTTCGTGGATGTGATCTCAACCATGCTGGATGATAGCATTCCTTTGACCACCAGCGAATACGACCAGTGGGGCAATCCGAATGTGAAAGAGGACTACGAGTACATCCGCAAGTACTCTCCTTACGACAACGTCAAGGACCAGGCTTATCCGAATGTTTTGGTGACAACAGGTTTCCACGATTCTCAGGTACAATACTGGGAGCCGGCGAAATGGGTGCCGAAGCTTCGCGAACACAACAAAGGGACTTCGATGATTCTTTTGAAGACTGACATGGAGTCAGGTCATGGAGGAGCTTCCGGCCGCTTCGATCAGTTGAAAGAAACGGCCACGGAATATGCATTTATTCTGATGGTTAACGGAAATAAGAATTAG
- a CDS encoding NmrA family NAD(P)-binding protein produces the protein MILVMGATGHIGSKITTHLLANSQQVRCVARKFPNKEAFRGAELAQGDANDVSFLMDCMRGCSAVFTMIPPDLSAKEVRFYQNKFGEVIAEAIEEAGVKKVVNLSSVGADLESGTGPILGLHDQEERLNSITRADIVHLRPTYFMENLLSGIPSIISMNRFFGTMSGEVPVPMIATRDIAARAAFLLMHPEFKSHNVEYLLGERDVTFEEAMRIIGQAIKKPDLEYVEVPEQEMRNYLIGAGLSEDWSDAMLEMSRSFNNGTIAGTFNRDKKNTTATSLEEFARTTFLDAYTRAQRADADRKSRPSSEREARP, from the coding sequence ATGATTCTTGTTATGGGAGCTACAGGTCACATCGGTTCAAAAATCACCACTCACCTTCTGGCAAACAGCCAACAAGTGCGCTGCGTGGCCCGCAAGTTCCCAAACAAAGAGGCCTTCCGTGGCGCGGAACTGGCGCAAGGTGACGCCAATGACGTTAGCTTCCTGATGGACTGCATGCGTGGCTGTTCCGCCGTCTTTACGATGATTCCCCCGGACCTGAGCGCCAAAGAAGTGCGCTTCTATCAAAACAAATTCGGTGAAGTCATTGCCGAAGCCATCGAAGAGGCCGGCGTCAAAAAGGTGGTGAATCTTTCCAGTGTCGGAGCCGACCTTGAAAGCGGCACAGGCCCTATCCTGGGTCTGCATGATCAGGAAGAAAGGCTGAACTCCATCACCCGCGCGGACATCGTACACCTTCGCCCGACGTACTTTATGGAAAACCTGCTCAGCGGAATTCCCAGCATTATCTCGATGAACCGCTTCTTTGGAACCATGTCCGGAGAAGTTCCGGTGCCAATGATTGCCACCCGTGATATTGCGGCCCGGGCTGCGTTCCTGTTGATGCATCCGGAGTTCAAATCCCACAATGTCGAATATCTTTTAGGTGAGCGTGATGTGACCTTCGAAGAAGCTATGCGCATCATCGGTCAGGCCATCAAAAAACCCGACCTTGAATATGTCGAGGTCCCTGAACAGGAAATGAGAAATTACCTGATCGGAGCCGGTCTGAGCGAAGACTGGTCAGATGCCATGCTGGAAATGAGCCGCTCGTTCAATAACGGCACCATCGCCGGCACCTTCAACCGCGACAAAAAGAACACCACGGCCACATCTTTGGAGGAATTCGCCAGAACAACGTTCCTGGATGCTTACACCCGCGCTCAGCGCGCTGACGCAGACAGAAAATCACGTCCGTCCTCGGAGCGTGAAGCCAGACCGTAA
- the acnA gene encoding aconitate hydratase AcnA produces the protein MFIQSKDSFKTKSKLQVGSQSYTIFNAQKIQHPNIKKLPVSLKVLLENLLRHEDGLHVSKEDIDSLLSLSNESLSREISFFPARVLMQDFTGVPAVVDLAAMRDAMKSLGGDPKKINPLVPVDLVIDHSVMVDAFGTPKSFDENVKMEFERNHERYVFLKWGQNAFQNFKVVPPGTGICHQVNLEYLGKTVWSNHGPEGANAFPDTLVGTDSHTTMINGLAVLGWGVGGIEAEAVMLGQPLSMLIPEVVGFKLDGKMKEGTTATDLVLTITQMLRKKGVVGKFVEFYGPGLASMSLADRATIANMAPEYGATCGFFPVDEQTMKYLRLSGRDAATISLVEAYAKETGLWRSEEAEKHYHFNDTLHLDMSTVEPSLAGPKRPQDRVVLAGAAEDFKKQLVAGFQVEADKASKTASAVAVDSESYSLGHGDVVIAAITSCTNTSNPSVMIGAGLVAKKAVEKGLTVKPWVKTSLAPGSQVVTDYLERAGLQTYLDKLGFNLVGYGCTTCIGNSGPLEAPVAGAVEKGNLVVASVLSGNRNFEGRINPHVKANYLASPMLVVAHALAGNMMIDITRDSLGTDSAGKPVYLKDIWPSTQEIQDTINKTVETKMFDTRYGNVFAGTEDWQKINTTSSQVYNWEPSTYIKNPPYFEGMTLKPEAVHDVKGARPLAILGDSITTDHISPAGSIKKDSPAGRYLTSHGVEAKDFNSYGSRRGNDEVMVRGTFANIRIKNEMLQGVEGGMTKYVPSGETLAIYDASVKYQSTMTPLVVIAGKEYGTGSSRDWAAKGTRLLGVKAVIAESFERIHRSNLIGMGVLPLQFHPGTDRKTLHLDGSETFDISGIESGMKPQQDLTLTIHRADGKKEDVKVRSRIDTAVELEYYKNGGILHYVLRKLV, from the coding sequence CCTGAGCAACGAATCCCTTTCCCGCGAAATTTCTTTCTTCCCGGCGCGGGTTCTGATGCAGGACTTTACCGGCGTGCCGGCCGTGGTGGATCTGGCGGCGATGCGGGATGCGATGAAGTCACTGGGCGGGGATCCGAAAAAGATCAACCCGCTGGTGCCGGTGGATCTGGTGATCGACCACTCCGTGATGGTCGATGCCTTCGGGACACCAAAGTCCTTTGATGAAAACGTTAAGATGGAATTTGAGCGAAACCACGAACGTTATGTCTTCCTGAAATGGGGGCAGAATGCGTTCCAGAACTTCAAAGTGGTTCCGCCGGGCACAGGTATTTGTCATCAGGTGAATCTGGAATATCTGGGTAAAACTGTATGGTCCAATCACGGGCCGGAGGGTGCCAACGCCTTCCCGGACACGCTGGTGGGCACGGACAGTCACACCACCATGATCAACGGTCTGGCCGTACTGGGCTGGGGTGTGGGTGGTATCGAGGCGGAAGCGGTGATGCTGGGGCAACCTCTCAGCATGCTGATTCCGGAAGTGGTCGGCTTTAAACTTGATGGCAAAATGAAAGAAGGCACAACGGCGACGGATCTTGTTCTGACCATCACGCAAATGCTGCGTAAAAAAGGTGTGGTCGGCAAGTTCGTTGAATTCTATGGTCCGGGTCTGGCATCCATGTCACTGGCGGATCGTGCGACGATTGCCAATATGGCTCCGGAATATGGTGCCACCTGCGGATTCTTCCCGGTGGATGAGCAGACGATGAAGTATCTGCGTCTGTCCGGGCGTGATGCCGCAACAATTTCTCTGGTTGAAGCTTATGCGAAAGAAACCGGTTTGTGGCGTTCTGAAGAAGCTGAAAAGCACTATCACTTCAATGACACTCTTCATTTGGATATGTCGACGGTGGAGCCTTCGCTGGCGGGACCAAAGCGTCCTCAGGACCGCGTGGTGCTGGCGGGCGCTGCGGAAGACTTTAAAAAACAACTGGTGGCGGGCTTCCAGGTGGAGGCTGACAAAGCCAGCAAAACCGCTTCTGCGGTGGCGGTGGACAGTGAATCCTATTCACTGGGCCACGGGGACGTGGTGATCGCCGCGATCACGAGCTGCACCAACACGTCCAATCCGTCGGTGATGATCGGGGCGGGCCTGGTGGCGAAGAAAGCCGTGGAAAAAGGTTTGACCGTGAAGCCGTGGGTGAAGACGTCCCTGGCTCCGGGTTCTCAGGTGGTGACGGACTATCTTGAGCGCGCCGGTTTGCAGACTTATCTGGACAAACTGGGTTTCAATCTTGTGGGTTACGGCTGCACGACTTGTATCGGAAACTCCGGTCCATTGGAAGCGCCCGTTGCGGGAGCAGTGGAAAAAGGAAATCTGGTTGTGGCTTCGGTTCTTTCCGGCAACCGCAACTTTGAAGGTCGTATCAATCCGCATGTGAAAGCCAACTATCTGGCGTCCCCGATGCTGGTGGTGGCGCACGCGTTGGCGGGAAATATGATGATTGATATCACCCGTGATTCGCTGGGTACTGATTCGGCCGGTAAACCGGTGTATTTGAAAGACATCTGGCCCAGCACGCAGGAAATCCAGGACACCATCAACAAGACTGTTGAAACGAAAATGTTCGACACCCGTTATGGAAATGTTTTTGCCGGAACTGAGGACTGGCAAAAAATCAACACGACGTCCTCTCAGGTGTACAACTGGGAGCCAAGCACTTACATCAAGAACCCTCCGTACTTCGAAGGCATGACTTTGAAGCCGGAAGCTGTTCATGACGTGAAGGGCGCTCGCCCATTGGCCATTCTTGGCGACTCCATCACGACCGACCATATTTCTCCGGCAGGCAGTATCAAAAAGGATTCCCCGGCAGGTCGTTATCTGACTTCACACGGTGTAGAGGCCAAAGATTTCAACTCTTACGGATCCCGGCGTGGTAACGACGAGGTGATGGTGCGCGGAACCTTTGCAAACATCCGTATCAAGAATGAGATGCTTCAAGGGGTGGAAGGCGGCATGACCAAATACGTGCCAAGTGGTGAAACACTGGCGATCTATGATGCCTCTGTGAAGTACCAGTCCACGATGACCCCGCTGGTGGTGATCGCAGGGAAAGAGTACGGTACCGGCTCTTCCCGTGACTGGGCGGCCAAGGGCACTCGCCTTTTGGGTGTGAAGGCTGTGATCGCGGAAAGCTTTGAGCGCATTCACCGTTCCAATCTGATTGGTATGGGGGTGTTGCCGTTGCAATTCCATCCGGGCACAGATCGCAAAACTTTGCATTTGGATGGCAGTGAGACGTTTGATATTTCCGGCATTGAATCCGGGATGAAACCGCAGCAGGATCTGACGTTGACGATTCATCGCGCCGACGGCAAGAAAGAGGACGTGAAGGTGCGTTCCCGCATCGACACCGCCGTCGAACTTGAGTACTACAAGAATGGCGGCATCCTTCATTATGTTCTGAGAAAACTGGTCTAG
- a CDS encoding L,D-transpeptidase, whose protein sequence is MKNVMKYGVVAAALVVSQSASASFWGKVKNAFNDCKYEDQEYSQVYSYEKAVTPRLPEYLRPQQAFSEQDFYSKPWLRDFRYVIVINKAEHGRTAQTMRVYEYGRVVINSKVSTGREGLELKRKNKECTGAPAKSYWSQTPTGYYTPKFLSKDHHSSSWDSSMPFAIFYDVDNGLALHEVYKKYTDYLGGRASGGCTRQDAKTAEELFNRVKETERATIPEINPDGTPVLNEDGSVKYINSQYWTSQKTGETVKFNTFSALIIVQDVRD, encoded by the coding sequence ATGAAGAACGTTATGAAGTACGGAGTCGTAGCCGCGGCTTTGGTTGTCAGTCAATCCGCGTCGGCCTCTTTCTGGGGTAAGGTGAAAAATGCCTTTAACGACTGCAAATACGAAGATCAGGAGTACAGCCAGGTCTATTCGTATGAAAAAGCCGTGACGCCGCGTCTGCCAGAATACCTAAGACCGCAGCAGGCATTCAGTGAGCAGGATTTCTATTCCAAGCCCTGGCTGCGTGATTTCCGCTATGTGATCGTGATCAACAAGGCTGAACATGGCCGTACCGCCCAGACAATGCGTGTGTACGAATATGGCCGCGTTGTTATCAACAGCAAAGTATCCACAGGCCGCGAGGGTCTGGAGCTGAAACGCAAAAACAAAGAGTGCACGGGCGCTCCGGCGAAGTCTTACTGGTCTCAGACCCCAACGGGTTATTACACGCCGAAATTCCTGTCTAAAGATCACCACTCCAGTTCATGGGATTCTTCCATGCCGTTTGCGATCTTCTATGACGTGGACAACGGTTTGGCTTTGCATGAAGTTTACAAGAAATACACGGACTATCTTGGAGGCCGCGCTTCCGGTGGTTGCACCCGTCAGGATGCGAAAACAGCTGAAGAGTTGTTCAACCGTGTGAAGGAAACTGAGCGCGCCACCATCCCTGAAATCAATCCGGACGGAACTCCGGTGTTGAATGAGGATGGCAGCGTGAAGTACATCAATTCTCAGTACTGGACAAGCCAGAAGACCGGCGAAACTGTGAAGTTCAACACTTTCAGTGCGCTGATCATCGTGCAGGACGTAAGAGACTAA
- the recN gene encoding DNA repair protein RecN: MLLELKVSNFAIIENLHVSFKEGLNIMSGETGAGKSVLLKSLSLLMGGKGSSDTIRTGATQATIEGSFDISSRPDIQKMLHDMGIEADEHTLIVRRVLSSGDKSKVYLNGSLSTLNSLRDIVAPMVELAGHSAPLIEMTGQHENRNLMSKHYHLDLLDQYAGTWDKRLLFTEKFNRYHAIFAEIKKLESDAKQKAQRLDFLTYQRDEIANLDLSPGEDHELEVEVKKLKNSNRIGAFVDQAESALYTDDDSAISRLNAILKKGLEISNVDPQIAAKLENLEQAKTLIDESIYDLRQYANKIDADPQRLEEAESRLSDLRKLQKKYGATVDDILKALMEMEIEISNLQNSESRVESLKKEASVILKELETLGADLHKRRQKGAELLADSVNAELLDLNMKGVTFHVMTEKLQELASTGLSDVEFLSQTSAKDAKRPLAKFASGGELSRILLSLKRVVGSSNQPRTYLFDEVDTGVSGETAEKVGRKLRTIAKGQQVVCVTHLPQVAAFGDIHFFIQKSPQKDSVNMVVSELKQKDRVQEIARLISGEKISKTSLAHAEQLLADAKQN; the protein is encoded by the coding sequence ATGTTACTTGAGTTGAAAGTGTCCAATTTTGCGATTATCGAAAACCTTCATGTCTCTTTCAAAGAGGGACTGAACATCATGAGCGGTGAAACCGGCGCCGGTAAATCCGTTCTGCTGAAAAGTCTTTCCCTGTTGATGGGGGGCAAAGGTTCCAGCGACACCATTCGCACAGGCGCCACCCAGGCGACCATCGAGGGTTCATTTGATATTTCCTCCCGCCCCGATATTCAAAAAATGCTGCACGATATGGGCATTGAAGCCGACGAGCACACCCTGATCGTTCGTCGCGTGCTCAGTTCTGGTGACAAATCCAAAGTGTACCTGAACGGCAGCCTGAGCACCCTGAACAGCCTGCGTGACATCGTGGCCCCGATGGTGGAACTGGCAGGCCATTCCGCACCGCTGATTGAAATGACCGGTCAGCACGAAAACCGCAACCTGATGTCCAAGCACTATCATCTGGATCTTTTGGATCAGTACGCAGGCACCTGGGACAAACGTTTGTTGTTCACGGAAAAATTCAACCGCTATCACGCGATTTTTGCTGAAATCAAAAAACTTGAAAGCGATGCCAAACAAAAGGCCCAACGTCTGGATTTTTTGACTTATCAGCGTGATGAAATCGCCAATCTGGATCTTTCCCCCGGCGAGGACCACGAACTGGAAGTCGAAGTCAAAAAACTGAAAAATTCAAATCGTATTGGTGCATTTGTGGATCAGGCGGAATCAGCCCTGTACACGGATGATGATTCTGCGATCAGCCGCCTGAATGCGATCCTGAAAAAAGGCCTTGAGATTTCCAACGTCGACCCGCAGATTGCGGCGAAACTTGAAAACCTGGAACAGGCCAAGACTTTGATTGATGAAAGCATCTATGACCTGCGCCAGTACGCAAACAAGATCGATGCGGACCCTCAACGTCTGGAAGAAGCCGAAAGCCGCCTGAGCGATCTGCGCAAGCTGCAGAAAAAATACGGCGCCACGGTCGATGACATCCTGAAGGCTTTGATGGAGATGGAAATTGAAATCTCCAACCTGCAAAACTCTGAAAGCCGCGTGGAATCTTTGAAAAAAGAAGCTTCTGTAATTTTGAAAGAGCTTGAAACCCTGGGTGCGGATCTGCACAAACGCCGTCAAAAAGGAGCCGAGCTTCTGGCCGACAGCGTGAACGCAGAACTGCTGGATCTGAACATGAAAGGCGTGACCTTCCATGTGATGACTGAAAAACTGCAGGAACTGGCGTCCACAGGTCTAAGTGATGTGGAATTCCTAAGTCAGACCTCTGCCAAGGACGCAAAACGCCCACTGGCGAAGTTTGCTTCGGGTGGTGAGTTGAGCCGTATTCTTTTGTCATTGAAGCGCGTGGTGGGCTCCAGCAATCAGCCGCGCACGTATCTGTTTGATGAAGTGGATACCGGCGTGTCTGGCGAAACGGCGGAAAAAGTCGGTCGCAAGCTGCGCACGATTGCCAAAGGACAACAGGTTGTCTGCGTGACTCACCTTCCACAGGTGGCAGCGTTCGGAGATATTCACTTCTTTATCCAGAAGTCTCCGCAAAAAGATTCTGTCAATATGGTCGTGTCAGAACTCAAACAAAAGGATCGTGTTCAGGAAATCGCCCGTCTTATCAGCGGTGAAAAGATCTCCAAAACATCCCTGGCCCACGCCGAGCAACTCTTGGCAGACGCCAAACAAAACTAG
- a CDS encoding HAMP domain-containing methyl-accepting chemotaxis protein: MGNITSWFRGIKGKLLFAAALPIVAFCMVGVISVNGVGRVNELLKSSHNEIIPNILILTDMRISRNAFGFRAYSALSLFKAGKDIDGEVTMAEQALHSYRKDYEKYTKTSFTEEEKVLFEKAQDKFPAILAIMEDILKNLKSKDAASLEKAEELLRGAYTVAGVPVSEFTAAALKIYEGKATAEGVLAHQAEQSVKMWNILTTIIGNILISGTLLWIASRMSKEISGISEKLTEASNHVAGAVTQMTSAGTSLSQSSTEAAASLEETVASLEELSSMVQMNSDNAKQAASLSASSREVAEKGQGEISKLISSMEQISGSSRKIEEIIHVIDDIAFQTNLLALNAAVEAARAGEQGKGFAVVAEAVRALAQRSASAAKDITQLIKQSVQQVEEGSQIASSSGVVLDNIVTSVKKVADLNNEIATASTEQTAGIQQISKAMNQLDQSAQSNAASAEEIAASSAEIDSMAATSQKLTSQLNEVIHGKGGVTAVAPTVAAVAVSKTPAVTASQAVKVVAPKKAAKASAASEVIPFDDDRQVGTIEGF, translated from the coding sequence ATGGGCAACATCACGTCCTGGTTTCGCGGCATCAAGGGAAAACTTCTATTCGCAGCGGCCCTTCCGATTGTGGCTTTCTGTATGGTCGGGGTTATCTCTGTTAACGGTGTGGGTCGCGTGAATGAGCTTCTGAAAAGTTCGCACAACGAAATCATTCCCAATATTCTGATTCTGACGGACATGCGCATTTCCCGGAATGCTTTTGGATTTCGTGCTTACTCAGCGCTAAGCCTTTTCAAGGCGGGGAAAGATATCGACGGCGAAGTGACGATGGCCGAACAGGCTTTGCATTCCTATCGCAAGGACTATGAAAAATACACCAAGACGTCTTTCACGGAAGAAGAAAAGGTCCTGTTTGAAAAGGCTCAGGACAAGTTCCCGGCCATTCTGGCGATCATGGAAGACATTCTGAAAAATCTTAAATCCAAAGATGCCGCCAGCCTTGAGAAAGCCGAAGAGCTTCTGCGCGGGGCCTACACCGTGGCGGGTGTTCCGGTGAGTGAGTTCACCGCCGCAGCCTTGAAAATCTATGAAGGTAAAGCCACGGCCGAAGGAGTACTGGCTCATCAGGCCGAGCAGTCTGTAAAGATGTGGAATATTCTGACAACGATCATCGGGAATATTCTGATTTCCGGGACGTTGCTGTGGATTGCTTCGCGCATGTCCAAAGAGATCTCCGGCATCTCGGAAAAACTGACGGAAGCCAGCAATCATGTCGCCGGTGCCGTGACCCAGATGACCAGTGCGGGTACAAGCTTGTCCCAGTCTTCCACGGAAGCGGCAGCTTCTTTGGAGGAAACCGTGGCTTCTTTGGAAGAGCTTTCTTCCATGGTGCAGATGAACTCGGATAACGCCAAACAGGCGGCAAGTCTTTCGGCCTCCTCCCGTGAGGTTGCGGAAAAAGGTCAGGGTGAAATTTCAAAACTGATTTCGTCCATGGAGCAGATCTCGGGTTCCTCGCGAAAAATTGAGGAAATCATTCATGTGATCGACGATATCGCCTTTCAGACCAACCTGCTGGCGCTGAACGCCGCGGTGGAAGCCGCCCGTGCCGGAGAGCAGGGGAAAGGTTTTGCCGTGGTGGCTGAAGCCGTCCGTGCGCTGGCGCAACGAAGCGCCTCTGCCGCCAAGGACATCACCCAGTTGATCAAGCAGTCCGTGCAGCAGGTGGAAGAGGGCAGCCAGATTGCCAGCTCCAGTGGTGTGGTTCTGGATAATATTGTGACTTCAGTTAAAAAAGTGGCGGATTTGAACAATGAAATCGCCACGGCCAGCACCGAGCAGACAGCCGGGATTCAGCAGATCAGTAAAGCCATGAACCAGCTTGATCAGTCCGCACAGAGCAACGCGGCTTCCGCTGAAGAAATCGCCGCCTCCAGTGCCGAGATTGACTCGATGGCCGCGACCTCCCAGAAACTGACGTCTCAACTGAATGAAGTGATCCACGGTAAAGGGGGTGTGACGGCTGTTGCGCCGACAGTTGCCGCCGTGGCGGTCAGCAAGACGCCTGCCGTGACGGCCTCCCAGGCAGTAAAGGTGGTGGCCCCGAAGAAAGCTGCGAAAGCCTCGGCTGCCAGCGAGGTGATTCCGTTTGATGACGATCGCCAGGTGGGCACCATCGAGGGCTTCTAA
- a CDS encoding NAD(+)/NADH kinase: MKKSSMDKEHKQSKLVLKENGSIGLVYRLETAQAVSLAKKVAEFLKERGFDVFTCPDQKVVAGTKAAKTKKHMDDLKLVIVLGGDGTYLRAVRLLEGRSVPILGFNMGSLGFLTAHSADSCFDIIEKTLEGKMVQRPRSMIYSKILRKGKVRAEYHALNDMVIERGSMSQLINTAIYSEKFLVSQVKADGFIVASPSGSTAYNLAAGGPICHPESPVFVVTPVAPHSLTSRPLLFPDDRELSFRLEGKTQKAHFIVDGQKMTELTADDEVIISRSCYDHWMVREANHNYFHLLREKLKFGDRN, translated from the coding sequence ATGAAGAAAAGTTCGATGGACAAAGAACACAAACAGAGCAAGCTGGTTTTGAAAGAAAACGGCAGCATTGGTTTGGTCTATCGCCTGGAGACTGCGCAAGCGGTCTCTTTGGCTAAAAAGGTCGCGGAGTTTTTGAAAGAACGCGGCTTTGACGTCTTTACCTGCCCGGACCAGAAAGTGGTAGCGGGCACAAAGGCGGCGAAAACCAAAAAGCACATGGACGATCTGAAACTGGTGATCGTTCTGGGCGGTGACGGGACTTACCTGCGCGCCGTGCGCCTGCTGGAAGGTCGCAGTGTTCCTATTCTGGGCTTTAACATGGGCTCTTTGGGGTTCCTGACGGCTCACAGTGCGGATTCCTGCTTTGATATCATCGAAAAAACTCTGGAAGGGAAAATGGTTCAGCGTCCGCGCTCCATGATCTATTCCAAAATTCTGCGCAAAGGAAAGGTTCGAGCCGAGTACCATGCGCTGAACGACATGGTGATTGAAAGGGGCTCGATGTCCCAATTGATCAACACGGCGATTTATTCTGAAAAATTCCTGGTAAGTCAGGTGAAGGCCGATGGTTTCATCGTGGCCAGCCCTTCGGGCTCCACGGCGTACAATCTGGCAGCGGGCGGCCCGATCTGCCATCCCGAGTCCCCGGTGTTTGTGGTGACTCCGGTGGCGCCGCACAGCCTGACTTCCCGTCCGTTGTTGTTCCCGGATGACCGGGAGCTTTCTTTCCGTCTGGAGGGTAAAACCCAGAAGGCCCACTTCATCGTGGACGGACAGAAGATGACGGAACTGACGGCCGATGACGAAGTCATCATCAGCCGTTCTTGTTATGACCACTGGATGGTTCGTGAAGCCAATCACAACTATTTCCATTTGCTGCGCGAGAAACTGAAATTCGGCGATCGAAACTGA